A window of Elusimicrobiota bacterium contains these coding sequences:
- a CDS encoding IS110 family transposase has protein sequence MNYVGIDLHKEQSWFYVMSENGQKIDSRSISNSIEKLKEYFETIPKPFTMAVESTYNWYFLIDMAEKYAEKVYLANPYELKAFAKRNKKTDKIDARLIADVLRKGYLPSVSIPDKETRSIKEILKYRMGLVQDRSRNIYRVKSILDKLGENSYGDFTTYKRLKEISVTHLPVFYQEAISGYIERIECLNKRLFATGKFIREEVLKDEDIKNLITMPGLDYFSAALIKSEIFDINRFKSFNQLCSYAGLAPRVYQSANKLIHGSLNVNRRKNLQWILIEVVYHFIRAIPGKTKKYELIAKRKCPNTGKVALARDMLKIIYHILKEKREFYPDKSENYSIRNATIPAFARV, from the coding sequence TAATGTCCGAAAACGGACAAAAGATTGATAGTAGAAGTATATCAAATTCTATTGAAAAATTAAAGGAATATTTTGAAACAATTCCTAAACCATTTACTATGGCAGTAGAATCTACATATAACTGGTATTTTCTTATAGATATGGCAGAGAAGTATGCAGAGAAAGTATATTTGGCAAATCCATATGAATTAAAAGCATTTGCTAAAAGAAATAAAAAGACTGATAAAATAGATGCTCGGTTAATAGCAGACGTATTGCGGAAAGGATATTTGCCATCTGTAAGTATACCGGATAAAGAAACCCGTAGTATAAAAGAAATATTAAAATACCGTATGGGTTTAGTACAAGATAGATCACGAAATATATACAGAGTAAAATCGATATTAGATAAACTTGGTGAAAATTCCTATGGCGATTTTACGACATATAAGCGGTTAAAAGAAATATCGGTAACTCATTTACCGGTTTTTTATCAAGAAGCTATTTCCGGATATATAGAAAGAATAGAATGTCTAAATAAGCGGTTGTTTGCTACTGGTAAATTCATACGTGAAGAAGTTCTTAAAGATGAAGATATTAAAAATCTCATTACTATGCCCGGTTTAGATTATTTTAGTGCAGCATTAATAAAAAGTGAGATATTTGACATTAATCGGTTTAAGTCGTTCAATCAATTGTGTTCTTATGCCGGATTGGCGCCGAGAGTATATCAAAGTGCAAATAAACTAATACATGGCTCTCTTAATGTAAACAGGAGAAAGAATTTGCAGTGGATATTAATAGAAGTTGTATATCATTTTATTAGAGCAATACCAGGAAAGACAAAAAAATATGAATTAATTGCAAAGAGAAAGTGTCCTAATACCGGGAAAGTAGCATTAGCAAGAGATATGCTAAAAATTATTTATCATATATTAAAAGAGAAACGAGAATTTTATCCTGATAAATCAGAAAATTATTCTATTAGAAATGCGACAATTCCTGCGTTCGCGAGGGTCTGA